A single genomic interval of Robbsia betulipollinis harbors:
- a CDS encoding hybrid sensor histidine kinase/response regulator: protein MTKDRPAEDGAPAASLVFLSGAGKIGALIEAFDWSRTPLGPLATWPGYLKTTVAVLLRSPVPIVTLWGEEGIMIYNERYSAFAGDRHPHLLGSRVREGWPEVADFNDHVMQVGLAGGTLAYRDQELTLERNGAPEPVWMNLDYSPVIDDAGRPAGVISIVVETTAKVRAERYLSGERERLQRMFEQAPGFMAMLTGPQHVFELVNPAYMRLIGQRQVLGHTAREVLPEISGQELGDRFDAIYASGEAFSANSLPVLLQRQPHAAPERRYVDVVYQPVRGGDGTIIGIFVQGTDVTDRVLAEQALEASENTFRTLAQAMPNQVWAAPADGRLDWFNARAYEYCGATHATLAGQGWQNRIHPEDVAQATRRWAQATRDGTPYENEMRIRRADGAFRWHLSRAFAVRDEHGIIVRWIGTNTDIENQKAVTETLSRHNETLEHQVATRTADRDRIWRLSTDVMLVAEFDGTIVTVNPAWTHLLGWTEAELLGRPFIALVHPDDRDAALAELTALSRGARTLRFENRYQRKDGGYSTLSWAAVPDAQRLHAVGRDVTADRAAAAALRRTEAALYQSQKMETIGKLTGGVAHDFNNLLQVISGNLQLLAFDVKGQPQAEQRVSNALAGVKRGAKLASHLLAFGRRQALEPKSLKIGRLVSGMEDMLRRSLGETIEIEMVIPAGLWSTLVDPAHVENAILNLSINARDAMDGVGRLTIEVGNAYLDHEYARDHAELKPGQYVLLAVTDTGSGMPADVIAQAFEPFFSTKPEGKGTGLGLSMVYGFVKQSGGHVAIYSEPGHGTTVRIYLPRTLQDEDRVEPVDALPVVGGVETILMAEDDAAVRATVMDMLTGLGYRVLKANDASSALAIIDSGAPIDLLFTDVVMPGPLRSPELARKARERLPDLAVLFTSGYTENAIVHGGRLDPGVELLGKPYTREALARKIRHVMANRKQRLQQPATPAAQAPSAPDSPHANAPSERNADRSADRSAS from the coding sequence ATGACGAAAGACAGACCGGCAGAAGATGGCGCGCCCGCCGCCTCGCTTGTTTTCCTGAGCGGTGCCGGAAAAATCGGCGCGCTGATCGAAGCATTCGATTGGTCCCGCACGCCGCTGGGGCCGCTCGCCACCTGGCCCGGCTATCTGAAGACCACCGTCGCCGTCCTGCTCCGCTCCCCCGTGCCGATCGTCACGCTCTGGGGCGAGGAAGGCATCATGATCTACAACGAGCGCTATTCGGCGTTCGCCGGCGACCGGCATCCGCACTTGCTGGGCTCGCGCGTACGCGAAGGCTGGCCGGAAGTCGCCGACTTCAACGATCACGTGATGCAGGTCGGCCTCGCCGGCGGCACCCTCGCGTATCGGGACCAGGAGCTGACGCTGGAGCGCAATGGCGCGCCCGAGCCGGTCTGGATGAATCTCGACTACTCCCCGGTCATCGACGATGCCGGTCGACCGGCCGGCGTGATCTCGATCGTGGTGGAAACCACCGCGAAGGTTCGCGCCGAGCGTTACCTCAGCGGCGAGCGCGAACGCCTGCAACGCATGTTCGAGCAGGCACCGGGCTTCATGGCGATGCTTACCGGCCCGCAGCATGTCTTCGAACTGGTCAACCCCGCCTACATGCGCCTGATCGGTCAGCGTCAGGTGCTGGGCCACACAGCGCGCGAGGTGCTGCCGGAGATCTCAGGCCAGGAACTCGGCGACCGCTTCGATGCGATCTACGCGAGCGGCGAGGCCTTTTCCGCGAATTCATTGCCCGTGCTGCTGCAGCGCCAGCCCCATGCGGCGCCGGAGCGACGGTATGTGGACGTCGTGTATCAGCCCGTGCGCGGCGGTGACGGCACGATCATCGGCATCTTCGTCCAGGGAACCGACGTCACGGACCGGGTGCTCGCCGAGCAGGCACTGGAAGCCAGCGAAAACACGTTTCGCACCCTGGCGCAGGCCATGCCGAACCAGGTCTGGGCCGCCCCGGCCGACGGCAGGCTCGACTGGTTCAACGCCCGCGCCTATGAATACTGCGGGGCGACGCATGCCACCCTGGCCGGCCAGGGCTGGCAAAACCGCATCCATCCGGAGGATGTCGCACAGGCCACGCGCCGCTGGGCGCAGGCCACCCGCGACGGCACGCCCTATGAGAACGAGATGCGTATCCGGCGCGCCGACGGTGCGTTCCGCTGGCATCTGTCGCGTGCGTTCGCGGTACGCGACGAGCACGGCATCATCGTGCGCTGGATCGGGACGAATACCGATATCGAGAATCAGAAGGCCGTGACCGAGACCCTCAGCCGGCACAACGAGACGCTGGAACACCAGGTGGCCACCCGCACCGCCGACCGGGACCGCATCTGGCGGCTGTCGACCGACGTCATGCTGGTCGCCGAGTTCGACGGCACCATCGTCACGGTCAATCCCGCGTGGACCCACCTGCTCGGCTGGACCGAAGCCGAGCTGCTCGGACGCCCCTTCATCGCACTCGTGCATCCGGACGACCGCGACGCGGCCCTCGCGGAACTCACCGCGCTGTCGCGCGGCGCCAGGACACTGCGCTTCGAGAACCGCTATCAACGCAAGGATGGCGGCTACAGCACGTTGTCGTGGGCTGCCGTGCCCGACGCGCAGCGCCTCCACGCGGTGGGCCGCGACGTCACCGCCGACCGCGCGGCGGCGGCGGCCTTGCGCCGCACCGAGGCGGCCCTGTACCAATCGCAGAAAATGGAGACCATCGGCAAGCTGACCGGCGGCGTCGCCCACGATTTCAACAATCTGCTGCAGGTGATCTCGGGCAACCTGCAGTTGCTGGCCTTCGACGTCAAGGGCCAGCCGCAGGCGGAACAGCGTGTGAGCAACGCGCTGGCCGGCGTCAAACGCGGCGCGAAGCTGGCGAGCCACCTGCTCGCCTTTGGCCGGCGTCAGGCACTGGAGCCGAAATCGTTGAAGATCGGGCGCCTGGTGAGCGGCATGGAAGACATGTTGCGCCGCTCGCTTGGCGAAACGATCGAGATCGAGATGGTGATCCCGGCGGGTCTGTGGAGCACGCTCGTGGATCCGGCGCATGTCGAAAATGCGATCCTGAACCTGTCGATCAACGCGCGTGACGCCATGGACGGAGTCGGCCGCCTGACCATCGAGGTCGGCAATGCGTATCTCGACCACGAGTATGCGCGCGATCATGCCGAACTCAAGCCCGGACAATATGTGTTGCTCGCGGTCACCGACACCGGCAGCGGCATGCCCGCAGACGTGATCGCGCAGGCGTTCGAACCGTTCTTCTCGACCAAACCCGAAGGCAAGGGGACGGGTCTCGGCCTGTCGATGGTCTACGGTTTCGTCAAACAGTCGGGCGGTCACGTCGCGATCTACAGCGAACCGGGTCATGGCACCACGGTCAGGATCTACCTGCCGCGCACGCTGCAGGACGAGGACCGGGTCGAACCGGTCGACGCCCTGCCCGTAGTCGGCGGCGTCGAGACCATCCTGATGGCCGAGGACGACGCCGCGGTGCGGGCGACCGTGATGGACATGCTGACCGGACTCGGCTACCGGGTACTGAAGGCGAATGACGCCAGCAGCGCGCTCGCGATCATCGATAGCGGCGCGCCGATCGACCTGCTGTTCACCGACGTCGTGATGCCCGGGCCGTTGCGCAGCCCGGAACTCGCCCGCAAGGCGCGCGAACGCCTGCCGGATCTCGCGGTACTGTTCACATCCGGCTATACCGAAAACGCCATCGTTCACGGCGGCCGGCTCGACCCCGGTGTCGAACTGCTCGGCAAGCCCTATACGCGCGAAGCGCTCGCGCGCAAGATCCGCCATGTGATGGCGAACCGGAAACAACGCCTGCAGCAGCCCGCGACGCCCGCGGCGCAGGCCCCGAGCGCACCCGATTCACCGCACGCAAACGCGCCCTCCGAGCGCAATGCCGACCGCAGCGCCGACCGCAGCGCCTCATAG
- the ycaO gene encoding 30S ribosomal protein S12 methylthiotransferase accessory factor YcaO, whose product MSQESFIAGKDASLEFSIESMHRKLAARGFHMQESAWLNPVENIWSVHMRDTDCPMLFSNGKGASELAARASALGEFFERLECHYFWTHFYLGATRAARPFVHYPRERWFAPTEDGAWPAALLNPQLHAFYNPDGDIDASVLVDLNSGNVERGICALPYQRLSDGAQTWFPVNLIGNLYVSNGMSAGNTLMEARTQALSEIFERAIKYRIIREGLCLPDVPEDVIARYPGIAAGIRALREAGFGILVKDASLGGRYPVMCVTLLHPGDQGCFPSFGAHPRFEIALERALTELLQGRALASLENFPEPGFDMDEITAVANLEIHFVDSSGVVSWNFLGDTPDHPFADWNFSTTTQEDYDWLCASIAAEGHEIYIADFDELDVYSCRILVPGMSEIYPVEDLQWENNSVGNDIRPALVQLDSLDDEECRDLLDELQTMNLGDERPLWEILGLAVPVGTPWKELRIGELKTLLALAIGDEEASREGCDWIHHYRQLSRPRWLVYRCVEALLNLDPPANYRHALTLMYGEAVVRQAEALVSGEERFFGLEPLGTDYEGSAMHQNLLAAYDKLFV is encoded by the coding sequence ATGTCACAAGAAAGTTTCATCGCCGGAAAAGACGCCTCGCTCGAATTTTCGATCGAGTCGATGCACAGGAAGCTCGCGGCACGCGGCTTTCACATGCAGGAAAGCGCCTGGTTGAACCCGGTCGAGAACATCTGGTCCGTCCATATGCGCGATACCGATTGCCCGATGCTGTTCTCCAACGGCAAGGGCGCCTCGGAACTCGCCGCCCGCGCGAGCGCGCTGGGCGAATTCTTCGAACGCCTGGAGTGCCACTACTTCTGGACGCATTTCTATCTGGGCGCCACCCGCGCGGCGCGGCCCTTCGTCCATTATCCGCGCGAGCGCTGGTTCGCTCCCACCGAGGACGGCGCCTGGCCGGCGGCGCTGCTGAACCCGCAACTCCACGCCTTCTACAATCCGGACGGCGATATCGACGCGAGCGTGCTGGTCGACCTCAATTCGGGCAACGTCGAGCGCGGTATCTGCGCCTTGCCGTATCAACGGCTGAGCGATGGCGCGCAGACCTGGTTTCCGGTCAATCTGATCGGCAATCTCTATGTCAGCAACGGCATGTCGGCGGGCAACACCTTGATGGAGGCGCGCACCCAGGCCCTGTCGGAGATCTTCGAGAGGGCCATCAAGTATCGGATCATCCGGGAAGGACTCTGTCTGCCCGACGTTCCAGAAGACGTCATCGCGCGCTACCCGGGCATTGCCGCGGGCATCCGCGCCTTGCGCGAAGCGGGCTTCGGCATCCTGGTCAAGGATGCGTCCCTGGGCGGGCGCTACCCGGTCATGTGCGTCACGCTGCTGCATCCTGGCGACCAGGGCTGTTTCCCCAGCTTCGGCGCGCACCCGCGTTTCGAGATCGCGCTGGAGCGCGCCCTGACCGAACTGCTGCAGGGCCGCGCGCTGGCGTCACTGGAGAATTTTCCGGAACCGGGTTTCGACATGGACGAAATCACCGCGGTCGCCAACCTCGAAATCCATTTCGTGGACTCCAGCGGTGTCGTCAGCTGGAACTTCCTCGGCGATACGCCGGACCACCCGTTCGCGGACTGGAATTTCAGCACCACCACCCAGGAAGACTACGACTGGCTGTGCGCGAGCATCGCCGCGGAAGGCCATGAAATCTACATCGCGGATTTCGACGAGCTCGATGTCTACAGCTGCCGTATCCTCGTGCCGGGAATGTCCGAGATCTATCCGGTCGAGGATCTTCAATGGGAAAACAACAGCGTCGGCAACGATATTCGCCCGGCGCTGGTGCAGCTCGACAGCCTCGATGACGAAGAATGCCGGGATCTGCTCGACGAGCTTCAAACCATGAATCTGGGCGACGAACGGCCGCTCTGGGAGATCCTGGGTCTGGCCGTGCCGGTGGGCACGCCGTGGAAGGAACTGCGCATCGGCGAACTGAAGACCTTGCTGGCGCTGGCCATCGGCGACGAGGAAGCCAGCCGCGAAGGCTGCGACTGGATCCACCATTACCGGCAGCTGAGCCGCCCGCGCTGGCTGGTGTACCGCTGCGTGGAGGCCTTGCTGAACCTGGACCCCCCGGCGAACTACCGGCACGCACTGACCTTGATGTACGGCGAAGCCGTGGTGCGCCAGGCCGAAGCCCTCGTGTCGGGCGAGGAACGGTTCTTCGGGCTGGAACCGTTGGGAACGGACTACGAAGGCAGCGCGATGCATCAGAATCTGCTCGCGGCCTACGACAAGCTGTTCGTTTGA
- a CDS encoding response regulator, translating to MKLSSHSKPRGCTSSALAPWRASTAGRPIRPDSGCEEAAGRRWFALNSQASSRIATAKITRLMVVDDNVDVRFAMYECLSAEGYDVAMAADGLRALELAKLVKPHAILLDLGMPALDGFSTARALRRVGALAEVPMIAVTGFFEKEHFDTARASGFDFYFQKPVEIDALLDLLRGESQD from the coding sequence ATGAAACTTTCCTCTCACTCCAAACCTCGCGGATGCACGTCCTCGGCGCTCGCGCCGTGGCGTGCATCCACTGCCGGACGGCCCATACGCCCGGACAGCGGATGCGAGGAAGCCGCGGGGCGCCGCTGGTTCGCGCTCAATTCGCAGGCAAGTTCGCGTATCGCCACGGCAAAGATTACCCGCCTGATGGTCGTCGACGACAACGTCGACGTGCGCTTCGCCATGTACGAGTGCCTGAGCGCCGAGGGCTACGACGTGGCGATGGCCGCCGACGGGTTGCGCGCGCTGGAACTGGCCAAACTGGTGAAACCCCATGCGATCCTGCTCGATCTCGGCATGCCGGCGCTCGACGGTTTTTCTACCGCCCGCGCGCTACGCCGGGTCGGCGCATTGGCCGAGGTGCCGATGATCGCCGTAACCGGGTTTTTCGAAAAAGAGCACTTCGATACCGCCCGGGCCTCGGGCTTCGATTTTTACTTTCAGAAACCCGTTGAAATCGACGCCCTGCTGGACCTGTTGCGTGGCGAGTCGCAAGACTGA
- a CDS encoding hybrid sensor histidine kinase/response regulator: MHNDHVVRSRSGSEEIGDPLDADQVLGREPDRNFASVRRAFVILLAAAIVLPLIYVVIAAIGDLRDRQRVALVVTSRVARIAEEHAIKVFDLNQSLNERVLDLLGGMNDIGIRQHERLIHERLRQIGGGYPQVASVSVFSGNGQMLANSYVFPAPATSVRHRPEFDALVKGRAFDVSSLMSGTLSHRPVFTMSVPRRDVNGGFNGVVSVALRVDYFSDFYKDLAGTEKSMTIGLAREDGELLVHYPLVDVDVDANGNAAGGTMREPPPYRIIASLLRPALERNHAIVGRATLGVDGEENIVAYRSVAGYPVYVFASYPNHAIIAAWLNHVALLAAGVFIPCLVLWGVIVMSLRRLTAEEKAWAAWRDEAATRRAVEAAFRQARRMQALGTLVGSVAHDFNNLLMTMSANAQVVRRRGPGNAENEVAAIERAIKNGKRLTRQLLGVARKQPHRTEIVQMQAWLPGAQPLLASALGIKVALIFKVHPETWPFLADAAELELALMNIALNARDAMPDGGKLMIEVDNLRLGEGEAFAHAGDYVRISVTDSGRGMTPGILARAFEPLFTTKPLGMGTGLGLPQVSGFCEQSGGTASIESEELRGTTVRLYLPRVVATAAAGTPSDEPQVPHPFAQAMASRMASAAPAQTAADEAGTAASTVPFFAVRGAVGAVGAAVLADATAEAAFGVRGDTPLARPDISILLVEDNPEVAAGTEALLAIMGHQTHWIDNADAAYEYLLETSAAAGMGEEATLPFDLVLSDIHMPGKMNGIDFAMQLRTRYPAMPVILVTGYASELERAKLAEIQVISKPFDVEVLESLIEEMSNVRQRQSLPA; the protein is encoded by the coding sequence TTGCACAACGATCACGTGGTCCGATCCCGGAGCGGTTCCGAGGAGATCGGCGACCCCCTTGACGCCGATCAGGTGCTCGGCCGCGAGCCCGACCGTAACTTCGCGAGCGTGCGTCGCGCCTTCGTGATCCTGTTGGCGGCAGCCATCGTGTTGCCGCTGATCTACGTCGTCATCGCCGCGATAGGTGACTTGCGGGACCGTCAGCGCGTGGCGCTGGTGGTGACCAGCCGGGTCGCGCGGATCGCGGAGGAGCACGCGATCAAGGTCTTCGACCTCAATCAGAGTCTCAATGAGCGCGTGCTCGACCTGTTGGGCGGGATGAACGACATAGGTATCCGGCAGCACGAACGTTTGATCCACGAGCGGCTGCGCCAGATCGGCGGCGGTTACCCGCAGGTCGCCAGCGTGTCGGTGTTTTCCGGCAACGGACAGATGCTGGCGAACAGCTACGTCTTTCCCGCGCCGGCCACCAGCGTGCGGCACCGTCCCGAGTTCGACGCGCTGGTGAAGGGACGGGCGTTCGACGTTTCCTCGCTGATGAGCGGAACGCTCTCGCACCGGCCTGTATTCACGATGAGCGTGCCGCGCAGGGACGTCAATGGCGGCTTCAACGGTGTCGTTTCGGTGGCGCTGCGGGTCGACTATTTCTCGGATTTCTACAAGGATCTGGCGGGTACCGAGAAGTCGATGACGATCGGCCTGGCGCGCGAGGATGGCGAATTGCTGGTGCATTACCCGCTGGTCGACGTCGATGTCGACGCGAACGGCAACGCCGCCGGCGGCACGATGCGCGAACCGCCGCCGTACCGGATCATCGCCAGTCTGCTGCGCCCGGCGCTGGAACGCAATCACGCCATCGTGGGCCGCGCCACGCTGGGCGTCGATGGCGAAGAGAATATCGTCGCCTACCGCAGCGTCGCAGGCTATCCCGTCTATGTCTTCGCGAGCTACCCGAATCATGCCATCATCGCCGCCTGGTTGAATCACGTGGCGCTGCTGGCCGCGGGTGTTTTCATTCCGTGCCTCGTGCTCTGGGGCGTCATCGTGATGTCGCTGCGGCGCCTCACTGCCGAGGAGAAAGCCTGGGCCGCGTGGCGCGACGAAGCGGCGACGCGGCGCGCCGTCGAGGCGGCGTTCCGGCAGGCGCGGCGCATGCAGGCGCTGGGCACGCTGGTGGGAAGTGTCGCGCATGACTTCAACAATCTCCTGATGACGATGTCGGCGAACGCACAGGTAGTGCGCCGGCGCGGCCCGGGCAACGCGGAAAACGAAGTCGCGGCCATCGAGCGCGCGATCAAGAACGGCAAGCGGCTCACGCGCCAGTTGCTGGGCGTGGCGCGCAAGCAACCGCATCGCACGGAAATCGTGCAGATGCAGGCGTGGTTGCCGGGCGCGCAGCCGCTGCTCGCGTCGGCGCTGGGCATCAAGGTGGCGTTGATTTTCAAGGTGCACCCTGAGACATGGCCGTTTCTGGCCGACGCCGCCGAGCTCGAACTGGCGTTGATGAACATCGCGCTCAACGCGCGCGATGCGATGCCGGATGGTGGCAAGCTGATGATCGAGGTGGACAACCTGCGGCTGGGCGAGGGCGAAGCCTTTGCGCACGCAGGCGATTATGTCCGCATCTCGGTGACGGACAGCGGCAGGGGTATGACGCCGGGAATTCTTGCCCGCGCCTTCGAGCCGTTGTTCACGACCAAGCCGCTGGGCATGGGTACCGGGTTGGGACTGCCGCAGGTATCGGGCTTTTGCGAGCAGTCGGGCGGCACCGCCTCGATCGAGAGCGAGGAGCTGCGGGGCACCACCGTGCGTCTGTATTTGCCTCGCGTCGTCGCCACCGCGGCCGCGGGCACGCCGTCCGATGAGCCGCAGGTCCCGCATCCGTTCGCGCAGGCGATGGCGAGCCGGATGGCGAGTGCAGCGCCGGCCCAGACCGCCGCGGACGAGGCCGGGACGGCGGCGTCCACCGTGCCGTTCTTCGCGGTGCGTGGCGCGGTCGGGGCGGTGGGGGCGGCGGTGCTCGCAGATGCCACGGCCGAGGCCGCATTCGGCGTGCGCGGCGACACCCCGCTCGCGCGGCCCGACATTTCGATTCTGCTGGTGGAGGACAATCCCGAGGTGGCCGCGGGTACCGAAGCGCTGCTGGCGATCATGGGCCATCAGACCCACTGGATCGACAATGCCGACGCCGCCTACGAGTACCTGCTGGAAACCAGCGCGGCGGCCGGTATGGGGGAAGAGGCCACCCTGCCGTTCGATCTCGTGCTGTCCGACATTCACATGCCGGGGAAGATGAACGGCATCGATTTCGCGATGCAGTTACGCACGCGTTATCCGGCGATGCCGGTCATTCTGGTGACCGGTTACGCATCGGAACTGGAGCGCGCGAAGCTGGCGGAGATACAGGTCATCAGCAAGCCTTTCGACGTCGAGGTGCTCGAGTCGCTGATCGAGGAAATGTCGAACGTGCGCCAGCGCCAGTCGCTGCCCGCGTGA
- the mctP gene encoding monocarboxylate uptake permease MctP has translation MITSQFNIVAVGVFVAFFVLVTVIGFGAARWKAGDLSQLHEWGLGGRQFGPVITWFLVGGDFYTAYTVIAVPALVYSVGAYGFFALPYTIIVYPFVFLVMPKLWKICHKLQHITAADFVQGHYGGRWFAAAIAATGILATMPYIALQLVGMQVVIEGLGVSGEVPLIIAFVVLAVYTYASGLRAPAMIAFVKDIMIYIVVIAAVWLIPSKLGGYASVFSAADHYFAAKGGATGITLLPSQYTAYASVAFGSALAAFMYPHTMTAILASGSPSTIKTNAVFLPAYTLLLGLIALLGYMAIAAGIHVSSASQVVPALFNKLFPSWFVGFAAAAIAISALVPAAIMSIGAANLFTRNLWRPLVNPHMTPAQESKSAKLFSLLVKFGALVFILFVPAKYAIDLQLLGGVWILQIFPAVVFTLFTSRLKLPALFLGWGVGMTLGTWLALEQGIKPLYTVSVAGGHYPVYIGLLALAANMVVVFGLSAFLKSGRPVVPATST, from the coding sequence ATGATCACGTCCCAATTCAACATCGTCGCGGTCGGCGTCTTCGTCGCATTCTTCGTCCTGGTCACGGTGATCGGTTTCGGCGCGGCGCGCTGGAAGGCCGGGGACCTGAGCCAGCTCCACGAGTGGGGGCTGGGCGGGCGGCAGTTCGGCCCGGTCATCACCTGGTTCCTGGTGGGAGGCGATTTCTACACCGCCTACACGGTGATCGCCGTGCCGGCGCTGGTGTATTCGGTTGGCGCCTACGGCTTCTTCGCCTTGCCCTACACCATCATCGTCTATCCCTTCGTGTTCCTGGTGATGCCGAAGCTGTGGAAGATCTGCCACAAGCTGCAGCACATCACGGCCGCGGATTTCGTTCAGGGCCATTACGGCGGGCGCTGGTTCGCCGCCGCGATCGCGGCGACCGGCATTCTGGCGACGATGCCGTATATCGCGCTGCAACTCGTCGGCATGCAGGTGGTGATCGAGGGATTGGGCGTGTCCGGCGAGGTGCCGCTGATCATCGCGTTCGTGGTTCTCGCGGTCTATACCTATGCCAGCGGATTACGCGCGCCGGCGATGATCGCCTTCGTCAAGGACATCATGATCTACATCGTCGTGATCGCCGCGGTCTGGCTGATTCCGTCGAAGCTCGGCGGGTATGCGTCGGTGTTCAGCGCGGCGGATCATTATTTCGCGGCGAAGGGCGGGGCCACCGGCATCACGTTGCTGCCGTCGCAGTACACCGCGTACGCGAGCGTGGCCTTCGGCTCGGCCCTGGCGGCGTTCATGTATCCGCATACGATGACCGCGATCCTCGCGTCGGGGTCGCCGTCGACGATCAAGACGAATGCCGTGTTCCTGCCGGCCTACACCCTGCTGCTTGGCCTGATCGCGCTGCTCGGGTACATGGCGATCGCGGCCGGCATCCATGTGAGTTCGGCGTCCCAGGTCGTCCCGGCGCTGTTCAACAAGCTTTTCCCGTCGTGGTTCGTCGGTTTCGCCGCCGCCGCGATCGCGATCAGTGCGCTGGTACCGGCGGCGATCATGTCGATCGGTGCGGCGAACCTGTTCACGCGCAATCTGTGGCGTCCGCTCGTCAACCCGCACATGACGCCGGCCCAGGAATCGAAGAGTGCCAAACTGTTCTCCCTGCTCGTGAAGTTCGGCGCGCTGGTATTCATCCTGTTCGTGCCGGCGAAATATGCGATCGACCTGCAACTGCTCGGCGGCGTCTGGATCCTGCAGATCTTTCCGGCGGTGGTCTTCACGCTCTTCACGTCGCGGCTGAAGTTGCCGGCCCTGTTCCTGGGCTGGGGAGTGGGGATGACGCTGGGAACGTGGCTCGCGCTCGAGCAAGGCATCAAGCCGCTCTATACGGTGAGTGTGGCGGGCGGGCACTATCCGGTGTACATCGGCCTTCTGGCGCTCGCGGCCAACATGGTTGTCGTCTTCGGATTGTCGGCGTTTCTTAAATCCGGACGCCCGGTGGTACCTGCCACGTCGACCTGA
- a CDS encoding phosphotransferase — protein MPADQGIVGDTRRDSDAANAWLLTPPPGVPIAFAAEVAAREYGFRGPIASLSSERDRNFVVDAAGAGAGGARIVLKFINSAEPQDELDCQIALLEHLETSAVRAITPRPLRTVSAARHFVATTPAGAVLRGRAYGFLEGRAATEAPASPGLRRALGRRLAEFDHALAGFTHPGTSRPFLWDLMQIGALLPLTHVIDEPQLRAFARAFLERFVAVIRPRLAELPHQAIHNDLSKSNYLVAPEDAARIVAILDFGDVVHAPRVVDLAITASYQIGDAADPLLALEEVAAGFDSVTPLAHEERACLRDLVTARLVQRLVITEWRAAHFPENRVYILRHNPEARRVLRLLSGLP, from the coding sequence ATGCCAGCAGACCAGGGAATCGTCGGTGACACGCGCCGCGACAGCGATGCGGCGAACGCCTGGTTGCTGACACCGCCGCCGGGGGTCCCGATCGCCTTCGCCGCGGAGGTGGCGGCACGCGAATACGGTTTTCGTGGTCCGATCGCTTCGCTGAGCAGCGAACGGGACCGAAATTTCGTGGTCGACGCCGCCGGAGCCGGGGCGGGCGGCGCGCGCATCGTCCTGAAATTCATCAATTCGGCCGAGCCGCAGGACGAACTCGACTGTCAGATCGCGCTGCTCGAGCATCTGGAGACCAGTGCGGTGCGCGCGATCACGCCCCGGCCGCTGCGCACGGTGTCGGCGGCGCGCCACTTCGTCGCGACCACGCCGGCCGGCGCAGTGCTGCGGGGCAGGGCGTACGGTTTTCTCGAAGGCCGCGCGGCCACCGAGGCGCCCGCCTCGCCTGGCCTGCGGCGGGCACTGGGCAGGCGGCTGGCGGAGTTCGACCACGCACTGGCCGGTTTCACGCATCCGGGCACGTCGCGCCCCTTTTTGTGGGACCTGATGCAGATCGGTGCGCTGCTGCCGCTCACGCATGTGATCGACGAGCCGCAGTTGCGCGCGTTCGCGCGGGCTTTTCTCGAACGCTTCGTCGCGGTGATTCGACCGCGGCTGGCGGAACTGCCGCATCAGGCGATTCATAATGACCTGAGCAAAAGCAACTACCTGGTCGCACCCGAGGACGCCGCGCGCATCGTCGCGATCCTCGACTTCGGCGACGTGGTGCATGCGCCGCGGGTCGTGGATCTGGCGATCACCGCTTCCTATCAGATCGGCGATGCGGCCGACCCGCTGCTGGCGCTGGAGGAGGTCGCAGCGGGTTTCGACAGCGTGACACCGCTTGCGCACGAGGAGCGGGCCTGCCTGCGCGATCTGGTGACGGCACGCCTGGTACAGCGCCTGGTGATCACCGAATGGCGGGCGGCGCATTTTCCGGAAAACCGTGTTTATATCCTGCGCCACAATCCGGAGGCGCGACGCGTCCTGCGCCTGCTGAGCGGTCTGCCCTGA
- a CDS encoding DUF3311 domain-containing protein: protein MTTSDASSGRASWLKLILLLPYIGLLWVPFYNGREPDFLGFPFFYWYQFLWVPLTSLLIYIVYRVAR, encoded by the coding sequence ATGACTACGAGCGACGCATCGTCCGGACGCGCCTCCTGGCTGAAGCTGATTCTGCTGCTTCCCTATATTGGCCTGCTCTGGGTGCCCTTCTACAATGGACGGGAACCCGACTTCCTGGGCTTTCCCTTCTTCTACTGGTATCAGTTCCTGTGGGTGCCGCTCACCTCGCTGCTGATCTACATCGTCTACAGGGTGGCGCGATGA